The proteins below come from a single Papaver somniferum cultivar HN1 chromosome 11, ASM357369v1, whole genome shotgun sequence genomic window:
- the LOC113323038 gene encoding nuclear nucleic acid-binding protein C1D-like: MGRGGEDNGIIPENVLDAVNRSQLNMNEVQIQFLEFLSLYEPDVIAELPPLSQAQALFILAKAASVLLTVQLRCHGVHPDDHPIKSDLERLSLYEEKLQRSMTLSKAPLRPSTTLNYKAATRFIEHSLPDLSTEQRQSMREISKGKGVARGNTIPRKRKYQSSEKQSVRSAAEEFLEKAKRELLGTNHGDMKGPLRIDTLEEDDA, translated from the exons ATGGGAAGAGGAGGAGAAGATAATGGCATTATTCCTGAAAATGTACTCGACGCTGTCAATAGAAGCCAATTAAACATGAACGAAGTACAAATCCAATTCCTGGAGTTCTTATCCCTTTATGAACCAGATGTTATTGCGGAACTACCTCCTCTTTCTCAAGCACAAGCACTTTTTATTCTCGCAAAGGCTGCTTCGGTTCTGCTTACAGTGCAATTGAGATGCCATGGTGTTCACCCAGATGACCATCCTATCAAATCAGACCTT GAAAGATTAAGTTTGTACGAAGAGAAACTACAACGTTCTATGACGTTGAGTAAAG CACCATTGCGTCCTTCTACTACCTTGAATTATAAGGCGGCAACACGTTTCATCGAGCATTCTCTTCCTGATCTTTCTACAG AGCAGAGACAAAGTATGAgggagatcagcaaagggaaggGGGTTGCTAGGGGTAACACCATCCCAAGGAAAAGGAAATATCAATCATCTGAGAAGCAGTCTGTCCGATCTGCGGCTGAAGAATTTCTTGAAAAAGCAAAGCGTGAGCTACTTGGCACTAATCATGGTGATATGAAAGGACCCCTGCGGATAGACACGTTGGAGGAAGATGATGCATAG